TCTTCTTTCAATAATGGGCCTATATCTATTCTTACTAGGTCTTAGTTATAAATTTTTCGTAGCCGAATGTCCTGTCTACATATATTTTCATGTCAAACATTCTATCACATAATATTTTCATAAACCACATTACACTTAATTTTACCAAAATTATGGATTATAAAACAATttagaaaaatatcaaatagtgatttttcaaaaaatttcaagattGATCAAAATTGACCGAACTTTGAAAAAATTTCTGCACAAATTCAAACTATAAGACAGTTGAGAAATGAGATTGACAAAATATTGACCAAATTTCCTCATAATTTATcattagtaaataataaaactcGATACTACATGATCTGCACTTAATAATAATACTGCATTACACAAAGAAGAGAAGTTCAGAATCCTGACTAAATTATAGTACAAATGTAAACATTATGCTACCAAAATTATGGTCCTGATAAAAACACCGTCTCCTACAAACAAATGAGCTCTGTTCTAAAATAACAAAAACCTAAGAAGTAAAACAATTAAAGATCAAATCAGCAGAACTTCCAGTGGTTGTTGCAGTTTACACAGGTGACAAACGTAGTCATGGGCTCATCCGCACTCCTCGTCTGCATCTGATAGTAAGTGCATTCCTTCTTCTTGCACCGGCCGCATCTGAACTCGTTCGTGCTAGCTTTCGGTGCAGCTGCTCGTTCACTGTTGAACAACGCCTTCTGCTTTATCACTTCGTTCTCCATCTGCCTTGAGTTGCTAGCCATTTGCTCGGGGATCAGTTCTAGAATCTCTGGTGGCGAGAACTCCCCAGTCAGGACTTTCCTCCGGAAATCCGGGTTGTTTTGATCCTTGATGTTGAACATCACCGACCTGTACTTGAACTTGTGCTGGCCGTTGGATTTGCCCCACTTCTCAAACATGGCGGTCTCCACTTGAACAGCAACTCGGTTTGGGTCGTGTTGATCAATGCTTTGTTTCAAATCCGCGTCAGCCTCACTATATACTTTGCACAATGCTTCTGCCAGAATTTCCCGGACTTTGTCCCTCACTGGGTCTTTGCAGGATACAGGAGAAGACAGTTTTGGCGGTGGTTTTTGCACTGAAGTACTGGATTTCTGGACTTCGGCTTTCTCAATTTTGGCGCTGGAGGAACTTCCCGACTTTGTGGACTTATCATAATTGTCCACCATCAATTTCTTAGGCGCTGGAGAGTTTTCAGATTTCATTGAGTTTGTCCTCTGGAAATTCTTAGCCTCGTCAGTTTCTGAACGAGACTCGGTTTTTGCGGAATCACCATTTTCACTATTGTCATTCTTCTTGTTTTTCATTGTTTCTTTGACAATTATGCCTTTCCAAATATCAACCACATCAGAAGCCAGCGCTTTGATCCTAGCTCTTCTATGTTTAGTCAGTTGGCGAAGACGTTTACCCACCTAAAATAAGTTAAATAATGTAAGTGAATCAAACTAATATCAATACCAAATAAACAGCAAGATCCTATGAAGCTCTAACATCTAATCAGTTGCTAAAGGAGTAATACTGCTCAATCAATAGGTTGGAACCAGACAACTCAGAATCGCCTACCTCACTATAATCTGCTGTAGATGCGTGCAAGTAAAACTGAGAGCAATTCACACCAATGTACCAAATGCATCAAGAAAGAAGTGCACAAAGAAATTACTAGCA
This genomic interval from Salvia splendens isolate huo1 chromosome 13, SspV2, whole genome shotgun sequence contains the following:
- the LOC121761901 gene encoding transcription elongation factor TFIIS-like — translated: MEKELTELFESVKRAADGAENSPAEEDRCVDALKQLKKFPVNYQVLVSTQVGKRLRQLTKHRRARIKALASDVVDIWKGIIVKETMKNKKNDNSENGDSAKTESRSETDEAKNFQRTNSMKSENSPAPKKLMVDNYDKSTKSGSSSSAKIEKAEVQKSSTSVQKPPPKLSSPVSCKDPVRDKVREILAEALCKVYSEADADLKQSIDQHDPNRVAVQVETAMFEKWGKSNGQHKFKYRSVMFNIKDQNNPDFRRKVLTGEFSPPEILELIPEQMASNSRQMENEVIKQKALFNSERAAAPKASTNEFRCGRCKKKECTYYQMQTRSADEPMTTFVTCVNCNNHWKFC